A single region of the Brachypodium distachyon strain Bd21 chromosome 3, Brachypodium_distachyon_v3.0, whole genome shotgun sequence genome encodes:
- the LOC100839015 gene encoding 2-oxoglutarate-Fe(II) type oxidoreductase hxnY isoform X3 has translation MAAGNLHLPVVDLASTNLRASAESIRKACVESGFFYVSNHGIDDGLLERVFAESKKFFELPLEEKMALQRNSGHRGYTPPYAEKLDASSKFEGDLKESFYIGATGNGNLQNDANQWPSEEQFPAWKDTMKLYLATALVTCKRILSLISLSLDLDAEFFQNIGAFNCPSDVLRLLHYPGEVNECDNGNYGASAHSDYGMLTLLATDGTPGLQICREKDRHPQLWEDVPHIDGCQKYSIHRTQPGEGRDTVFDFLSGDGCGERLHASKGEVGLSRALIVNIGDLLERWTNCVFRRLSFWIQTLI, from the exons ATGGCCGCCGGGAACCTACACCTTCCCGTGGTCGACCTCGCCTCCACCAACCTCCGAGCTTCCGCTGAATCCATCCGAAAG GCATGCGTGGAGAGCGGGTTCTTCTATGTCTCCAACCACGGAATCGACGACGGCCTGCTGGAGAGGGTGTTTGCGGAGAGCAAGAAATTCttcgagctgccgctggaggagaagatggcgCTGCAGAGGAACAGCGGACACAGGGGCTACACCCCGCCTTACGCCGAGAAGCTCGACGCTTCGTCCAAATTCGAAG GTGACCTGAAGGAGAGCTTCTACATTGGAGCTACAGGAAATGGAAATTTGCAGAATGATGCTAACCAATGGCCTTCTGAAG AGCAATTTCCAGCTTGGAAGGATACAATGAAGCTGTACCTTGCAACTGCACT GGTTACTTGTAAAAGGATACTCTCTCTAATTTCTCTGAGTTTGGACCTAGATGCTGAATTCTTTCAGAACATTGGTGCATTCAACTGCCCGTCAGATGTTCTTCGGTTATTGCACTACCCAG GTGAAGTAAATGAGTGCGATAATGGAAATTATGGAGCATCAGCTCATTCAGATTATGGAATGTTAACCCTTCTAGCAACAGATGGTACTCCTGGCTTGCAG ATATGCAGGGAGAAGGATAGACACCCCCAGCTCTGGGAGGATGTTCCTCATATTGATGG CTGCCAGAAGTACAGCATTCACAGGACGCAGCCTGGAGAGGGACGAGACACAGTCTTCGACTTCTTGAGCGGCGATGGCTGTGGCGAAAGGTTGCACGCTTCAAAAGGCGAAGTAGGGCTCAGCAG
- the LOC100838712 gene encoding U-box domain-containing protein 15 isoform X2, translating into MSLQRDLPTATAEELLERARGLVPAALDAARTAAGFGGRWKAIATRLERVPPCLSDLSSHPCFSKNSLCRELLQSVAATLTEATELGARCREPPKAGKLQMQSDLDALAGKLDLNLRDCALLIKTGVLSDATVPAAPLAEAATQTDVRELLARLQIGHAEAKHRAVDGLLDALREDEKSVLSALGRGNVAALVQLLTATAPKIREKAASVLCLLAESGSCEGLLVSEGALPPLIRLAESGSLVGREKAVITLQRLSMSPEIARAIVGHSGVRPLVDVCQTGDSISQSAAAGALKNLSAVPEVRQALAEEGIVRVMISLLDRGAVLGSKEYAAECLQNFTSSNDGLRRAVVAEGVLPSLLTYLDGPLPQEPAVGALRNLVSNVSPGMLVSLGVLPRLAHVLRDGSVGAQQAAAAAICRISGTPEMKRLVGDHGCMPLLVRLLEAKSNGAREAAAQATATLMNGCPVNARDVKKDEKSVPNLVQLLDPSPGNTAKKYAISCLLSLSASKRCKKLMIAHGAIGYLKKLSEMDVAGAKKLLEKLERGKLRSLFSRK; encoded by the coding sequence ATGAGCTTGCAGAGAGACTTGCCGACGGCCACGGCGGAGGAGCTGCTGGAGCGGGCGCGGGGGCTGGTGCCGGCGGCGCTGGACGcggcgcgcacggcggcgggATTCGGTGGGCGGTGGAAGGCCATTGCGACGAGGCTGGAGCGGGTGCCGCCGTGCCTGTCAGACCTGTCCAGCCACCCCTGCTTCTCCAAGAACTCGCTCTGCCGTGAGCTGCTGCAGTCCGTTGCCGCCACGCTCACTGAGGCGACCGAGCTCGGCGCGCGATGCCGCGAACCTCCGAAGGCCGGGAAGCTGCAGATGCAGAGCGACCTTGACGCGCTCGCGGGGAAGCTGGACCTCAACCTCCGGGACTGCGCGCTTCTCATCAAGACCGGCGTGCTCTCCGACGCGACAGTCCCGGCGGCTCCTCTGGCCGAGGCAGCGACGCAGACGGACGTGCGGGAGCTGCTCGCCAGGCTGCAGATCGGGCACGCCGAGGCCAAGCACCGGGCGGTGGACGGGCTCCTGGACGCGCTGCGGGAGGACGAGAAGAGCGTGCTGTCGGCGCTCGGCCGCGGCAACGTAGCCGCGCTTGTGCAGCTGCtcacggcgacggcgcccaAGATCAGGGAGAAGGCGGCCAGTGTCCTCTGCCTGCTAGCGGAGTCCGGCAGCTGCGAGGGCTTGCTCGTGTCAGAAGGCGCGCTGCCGCCTCTCATCCGGCTGGCGGAGTCCGGCAGCCTCGTCGGACGGGAGAAGGCCGTAATCACTCTGCAGCGGCTGTCCATGTCGCCCGAGATCGCCCGTGCCATCGTCGGCCACAGCGGCGTTCGCCCGCTGGTCGACGTCTGCCAGACCGGGGACTCCATCTCGCagtccgcggcggccggcgcgctcAAGAACCTCTCCGCGGTGCCGGAGGTCCGGCAAGCCTTGGCCGAGGAAGGCATCGTGCGCGTCATGATCAGCCTGCTGGACCGCGGCGCCGTGCTCGGCTCCAAGGAGTACGCCGCCGAGTGCCTGCAGAACTTCACATCGAGCAACGATGGCCTCCGTCGGGCCGTGGTGGCCGAGGGCGTGCTGCCCAGCCTGCTCACCTACCTCGACGGCCCGCTGCCGCAGGAGCCAGCCGTGGGTGCGCTCCGGAACCTCGTGTCCAATGTGTCGCCGGGCATGCTCGTGTCCCTCGGCGTGCTCCCGAGGCTGGCGCACGTGCTCCGGGACGGCTCCGTGGGTGCCCAGCAAGCCGCTGCTGCGGCCATCTGCAGGATCTCGGGAACGCCAGAGATGAAGCGCCTGGTGGGCGATCACGGGTGCatgccgctgctggtgcggCTACTGGAGGCCAAGTCGAACGGGgcgcgcgaggcggcggcgcaggcgacAGCGACGCTGATGAACGGCTGCCCGGTGAACGCGAGGGACGTGAAGAAGGACGAGAAGAGCGTGCCGAACCTGGTGCAGCTGCTGGACCCGAGCCCCGGGAACACGGCCAAGAAGTACGCCATCTCCTGCCTGCTGTCGCTGTCGGCGAGCAAGCGCTGCAAGAAGCTGATGATTGCGCACGGGGCCATTGGTTACCTGAAGAAGCTCTCTGAGATGGATGTCGCCGGTGCCAAGAAGCTGCTCGAGAAGCTGGAGCGCGGCAAGCTTCGCAGCCTCTTCAGCAGGAAGTAG
- the LOC112271677 gene encoding uncharacterized protein LOC112271677: MAPPYSLFLHTLMAAYQLRGQHSGRSRQEGEDGHCTRRAKQETAHLGPCQCQSDRHGASSAATTLAANPILVEEEPAAGEIEPATDSLAAGAGTEGDKAPLTRTAAPQGPFAPTTRADTAVIDLTSDIEDVGLREKPEAAPAPSSAAPDTTAAVPTVATGAELSGASLALQAGGAGPAAAPQETTPARGAALPPDPQPMGAGAGKEVAGVQQVAPMQADDAPPGQTMAAGASSSSATTSSPDFGILAGATWDPITWDPSIYDQGHQFLDAIKEQQLAFITSFNKVRELHELAKSQLDEVWRDVERERQELSRLRK, from the exons ATGGCACCTCCGTACTCCCTCTTTCTCCACACGCTCATGGCGGCGTACCAGCTCCGG GGACAGCACTCTGGccggagccggcaagagggggaggacgGACACTGCACCCGCCGCGCCAAGCAAGAAACCGCTCACCTAGGCCCGTGCCAGTGCCAGTCAGACCGGCACGGGgccagcagcgccgccaccacgcTTGCCGCCAACCCAATCctagtggaggaggagcccgcagcAG GCGAAATCGAGCCCGCAACGGACAGCCTGGCAGCAGGAGCCGGGACAGAGGGGGACAAGGCTCCCCTCACACGCacggcggccccgcaag GCCCTTTTGCGCCCACAACAAGGGCGGACACAgcggtgatcgacctcacctctGACATTGAGGACGTAGGGTTGAGGGAGAAGCCGGAGGCGGCTCCTGCGCCAagctccgccgcgccggatacaacggcggcggtgccCACCGTCGCTACCGGGGCGGAGCTCAGCGGCGCGTCCCTGGCCTTGCAGGCCGGAGGCGCGGGTCCCGCAGCCGCCCCGCAGGAGACGACTCCTGCCCGGGGCGCGGCCCTCCCGCCAGACCCGCAACCCATGGGCGCGGGTGCGGGGAAAGAAGTGGCAGGGGTGCAGCAAGTGGCTCCCATGCAAGCGGACGATGCTCCCCCCGGCCAGACCATGGCGGCAGGGGCCTCGTCATCGtccgccaccacctccagccCAGACTTCGGCATACTTgccggggcgacttgggacccaatcacctgggacccaagcatctacgaTCAGGGGCATCAATTCCTCGATGCCATCAAGGAGCAACAGCTGGCGTTCATCACctcgttcaacaaggtgagggagctccacgagctcgcgaagaGCCAACTCGACGAAGTGTGGCGAGacgtcgagagagagcggcaggagctctcccggctacgGAAATGA
- the LOC100838712 gene encoding vacuolar protein 8 isoform X1, translated as MVGIFIAVAAAAAAVLALVVGFRALAAGVARRAAGASGDSEGRDQEDAGCCSCCCDRAMSLQRDLPTATAEELLERARGLVPAALDAARTAAGFGGRWKAIATRLERVPPCLSDLSSHPCFSKNSLCRELLQSVAATLTEATELGARCREPPKAGKLQMQSDLDALAGKLDLNLRDCALLIKTGVLSDATVPAAPLAEAATQTDVRELLARLQIGHAEAKHRAVDGLLDALREDEKSVLSALGRGNVAALVQLLTATAPKIREKAASVLCLLAESGSCEGLLVSEGALPPLIRLAESGSLVGREKAVITLQRLSMSPEIARAIVGHSGVRPLVDVCQTGDSISQSAAAGALKNLSAVPEVRQALAEEGIVRVMISLLDRGAVLGSKEYAAECLQNFTSSNDGLRRAVVAEGVLPSLLTYLDGPLPQEPAVGALRNLVSNVSPGMLVSLGVLPRLAHVLRDGSVGAQQAAAAAICRISGTPEMKRLVGDHGCMPLLVRLLEAKSNGAREAAAQATATLMNGCPVNARDVKKDEKSVPNLVQLLDPSPGNTAKKYAISCLLSLSASKRCKKLMIAHGAIGYLKKLSEMDVAGAKKLLEKLERGKLRSLFSRK; from the exons ATGGTTGGCATCTTCATCGCAgtagcagcagcggcggcggcggtactAGCTCTTGTGGTCGGATTCCGCGCGCTGGCGGCCGGCGTTGCGAGAAGGGCGGCGGGAGCGTCCGGCGACAGCGAAGGACGAG ATCAGGAGGACGCGGGGTGttgtagctgctgctgcgacaGAGCGATGAGCTTGCAGAGAGACTTGCCGACGGCCACGGCGGAGGAGCTGCTGGAGCGGGCGCGGGGGCTGGTGCCGGCGGCGCTGGACGcggcgcgcacggcggcgggATTCGGTGGGCGGTGGAAGGCCATTGCGACGAGGCTGGAGCGGGTGCCGCCGTGCCTGTCAGACCTGTCCAGCCACCCCTGCTTCTCCAAGAACTCGCTCTGCCGTGAGCTGCTGCAGTCCGTTGCCGCCACGCTCACTGAGGCGACCGAGCTCGGCGCGCGATGCCGCGAACCTCCGAAGGCCGGGAAGCTGCAGATGCAGAGCGACCTTGACGCGCTCGCGGGGAAGCTGGACCTCAACCTCCGGGACTGCGCGCTTCTCATCAAGACCGGCGTGCTCTCCGACGCGACAGTCCCGGCGGCTCCTCTGGCCGAGGCAGCGACGCAGACGGACGTGCGGGAGCTGCTCGCCAGGCTGCAGATCGGGCACGCCGAGGCCAAGCACCGGGCGGTGGACGGGCTCCTGGACGCGCTGCGGGAGGACGAGAAGAGCGTGCTGTCGGCGCTCGGCCGCGGCAACGTAGCCGCGCTTGTGCAGCTGCtcacggcgacggcgcccaAGATCAGGGAGAAGGCGGCCAGTGTCCTCTGCCTGCTAGCGGAGTCCGGCAGCTGCGAGGGCTTGCTCGTGTCAGAAGGCGCGCTGCCGCCTCTCATCCGGCTGGCGGAGTCCGGCAGCCTCGTCGGACGGGAGAAGGCCGTAATCACTCTGCAGCGGCTGTCCATGTCGCCCGAGATCGCCCGTGCCATCGTCGGCCACAGCGGCGTTCGCCCGCTGGTCGACGTCTGCCAGACCGGGGACTCCATCTCGCagtccgcggcggccggcgcgctcAAGAACCTCTCCGCGGTGCCGGAGGTCCGGCAAGCCTTGGCCGAGGAAGGCATCGTGCGCGTCATGATCAGCCTGCTGGACCGCGGCGCCGTGCTCGGCTCCAAGGAGTACGCCGCCGAGTGCCTGCAGAACTTCACATCGAGCAACGATGGCCTCCGTCGGGCCGTGGTGGCCGAGGGCGTGCTGCCCAGCCTGCTCACCTACCTCGACGGCCCGCTGCCGCAGGAGCCAGCCGTGGGTGCGCTCCGGAACCTCGTGTCCAATGTGTCGCCGGGCATGCTCGTGTCCCTCGGCGTGCTCCCGAGGCTGGCGCACGTGCTCCGGGACGGCTCCGTGGGTGCCCAGCAAGCCGCTGCTGCGGCCATCTGCAGGATCTCGGGAACGCCAGAGATGAAGCGCCTGGTGGGCGATCACGGGTGCatgccgctgctggtgcggCTACTGGAGGCCAAGTCGAACGGGgcgcgcgaggcggcggcgcaggcgacAGCGACGCTGATGAACGGCTGCCCGGTGAACGCGAGGGACGTGAAGAAGGACGAGAAGAGCGTGCCGAACCTGGTGCAGCTGCTGGACCCGAGCCCCGGGAACACGGCCAAGAAGTACGCCATCTCCTGCCTGCTGTCGCTGTCGGCGAGCAAGCGCTGCAAGAAGCTGATGATTGCGCACGGGGCCATTGGTTACCTGAAGAAGCTCTCTGAGATGGATGTCGCCGGTGCCAAGAAGCTGCTCGAGAAGCTGGAGCGCGGCAAGCTTCGCAGCCTCTTCAGCAGGAAGTAG